One segment of Oscillospiraceae bacterium MB08-C2-2 DNA contains the following:
- a CDS encoding UDP-N-acetylmuramoyl-L-alanyl-D-glutamate--2,6-diaminopimelate ligase, whose translation MTLQQLAKDLTYTGTLTDAQVTGITADSRQVEPGSVFVCIAGGKFDGHDHAASALEKGAVLVVAQRDLGLSPQILVEDTREAYGLLCGAFFDYPAKKLKLIGVTGTNGKTTITYLVKQILEAAGKKVGLLGTIHNEIADMVIPSKHTTPDPLQLHAMFARMAEAGCEYAVMEVSSHALDQRRVAGCRFDCGIFTNLTQDHLDYHGSMESYYLAKKKLFELSDRAVINLDDPTGQKLISELSCPVTSFSCQRDDADYTARDIRFSAKGSQFSLLANSQLARVSFAMPGEFSVSNALAAAVGCISVGLTFEQAVAGLNQCKGVPGRIEILPTDTPFTIIRDYAHSPDGLEKIITAVRVFAPGRVVTLFGCAGNRDRTKRPIMGEIVSRLSDFCILTSDNPRDENPQRVVDDVLPGLLEHDTPHEVIVDRYSAIEWALDNCHEGDILILAGKGHEDYQVLDYGTIFFDEKVIVDELLAKKKGEAKR comes from the coding sequence ATGACACTACAGCAGCTTGCCAAGGATCTGACCTATACCGGTACGCTGACCGATGCACAGGTTACGGGGATTACAGCCGATAGCCGGCAGGTGGAGCCGGGCAGTGTTTTTGTCTGCATCGCAGGCGGGAAGTTTGATGGCCATGATCATGCTGCCTCCGCACTGGAAAAAGGGGCCGTGCTGGTGGTTGCCCAGCGGGATTTGGGGCTTTCACCACAGATTCTGGTGGAGGATACTCGGGAGGCCTATGGCCTTCTTTGCGGTGCCTTTTTCGATTACCCTGCCAAAAAGCTCAAGCTGATCGGCGTAACCGGTACCAACGGAAAAACCACCATCACCTATCTTGTTAAACAGATTCTGGAAGCGGCAGGCAAAAAGGTTGGCCTGCTGGGCACCATTCACAATGAGATTGCCGATATGGTCATCCCCTCCAAGCACACCACCCCCGATCCCCTGCAGCTGCACGCCATGTTTGCACGGATGGCGGAGGCAGGCTGTGAATATGCGGTTATGGAGGTTTCCTCTCATGCGCTGGATCAGAGAAGAGTGGCGGGCTGCCGGTTTGACTGCGGCATCTTCACCAATCTCACACAGGATCATCTGGATTACCACGGCAGTATGGAGAGCTACTATCTGGCTAAGAAGAAACTGTTTGAGCTTTCGGATCGTGCGGTCATCAACTTGGATGATCCCACAGGCCAAAAGCTGATTTCAGAACTTTCCTGCCCTGTAACCAGCTTTTCCTGCCAGCGGGACGATGCGGATTACACCGCCCGGGATATTCGCTTTTCTGCCAAGGGCAGCCAGTTTTCTCTGTTGGCAAACAGCCAGCTGGCCCGGGTCTCCTTTGCTATGCCGGGGGAATTTTCAGTTTCCAATGCACTGGCGGCAGCCGTAGGCTGTATTTCGGTGGGGCTCACCTTTGAGCAAGCTGTGGCGGGGCTGAACCAATGTAAAGGTGTTCCCGGCCGAATTGAGATTCTCCCCACCGATACCCCCTTCACCATCATCCGGGATTATGCCCATTCCCCAGATGGGCTGGAAAAGATTATCACAGCGGTGAGGGTCTTCGCACCCGGCCGGGTGGTCACCCTCTTTGGCTGTGCTGGCAACCGGGACCGCACCAAGCGGCCCATTATGGGCGAGATCGTTTCCCGTCTTTCGGATTTTTGCATTCTGACCTCCGATAACCCCCGGGATGAAAATCCCCAGCGGGTGGTGGATGATGTTTTGCCCGGGCTTTTGGAGCACGATACCCCTCATGAGGTGATTGTGGATCGTTACAGTGCCATTGAGTGGGCGTTGGATAATTGCCATGAGGGGGATATCCTCATTCTGGCGGGCAAGGGCCATGAGGACTATCAGGTGCTGGATTATGGAACCATCTTTTTCGATGAAAAAGTGATTGTAGATGAACTTTTGGCGAAGAAAAAAGGGGAAGCCAAGCGTTAA